The following are encoded together in the Kingella negevensis genome:
- a CDS encoding NCS2 family permease: protein MDTQQKSLFECWFKLSENHTNVRTEILAGFTTFLTMCYIIIVNPSVLSLTGMDFGAVFAATCISSAIGCFIMGALANYPIALAPGMGLNAYFTFSVVKGMGVPWQVALAAVFVSGCIFIVFSTFKVREMLVNALPMSLKMAIASGIGLFLALIALKGSGVVVANEATLLTMGDFFVIKDGVKSVNFPVVLALSGLFLTITLDYYHIRGAIIISIFTITLCAWRLGLTEITHVADSIPSLQPTFMQMDFNGLFQGGMVAAIFVFFLVDLFDSTGTLVGVTHRAGLLDEKGHLPRLKNALFADSIAIVAGAGLGTSSTTPYIESASGVAAGGRTGLTAITVGVLMLACLWLSPLAKAVPSFATAPALLYIGVQMMRSAIEIDWKDITEAAPAFLTIAFMPFTYSIADGIAIGFISYAAIKLLCNRAKDVPVMVWFVALAWLAKFWFLGA, encoded by the coding sequence ATGGATACACAACAAAAATCACTGTTTGAGTGTTGGTTCAAGCTATCAGAGAATCACACCAATGTCCGCACAGAAATTTTGGCAGGTTTTACTACCTTCCTAACGATGTGCTACATTATCATCGTCAATCCCTCGGTACTATCGCTTACAGGCATGGACTTTGGCGCAGTATTTGCAGCAACGTGCATTTCATCTGCTATTGGGTGCTTTATTATGGGTGCATTAGCTAATTATCCAATCGCGTTAGCTCCAGGTATGGGACTAAATGCCTATTTTACATTCAGTGTTGTCAAGGGGATGGGTGTACCTTGGCAAGTCGCATTAGCAGCCGTCTTCGTATCAGGCTGCATTTTTATTGTCTTCAGCACATTCAAAGTACGAGAGATGCTGGTAAACGCCTTGCCCATGAGCCTGAAAATGGCGATTGCTTCGGGTATCGGTTTATTTCTCGCATTGATTGCACTAAAAGGTTCAGGTGTAGTCGTTGCCAACGAAGCTACTCTATTGACAATGGGTGATTTTTTCGTTATCAAAGATGGCGTGAAATCAGTCAATTTCCCTGTAGTACTAGCATTGTCAGGATTATTTTTAACCATTACGCTAGATTACTACCATATTCGGGGTGCAATTATTATCAGTATTTTCACAATCACATTATGCGCATGGCGTTTAGGTTTAACAGAAATTACCCATGTTGCCGACAGTATTCCCAGCTTGCAACCCACATTCATGCAAATGGATTTTAACGGTTTATTCCAAGGAGGCATGGTTGCAGCTATTTTCGTTTTCTTCTTGGTAGACTTATTTGACAGCACAGGTACACTAGTTGGCGTTACCCATCGTGCAGGGCTTCTAGATGAAAAAGGACATTTACCACGTTTAAAAAATGCCCTTTTCGCTGATAGTATTGCCATCGTAGCAGGTGCAGGTTTAGGCACATCATCTACAACGCCTTACATTGAAAGTGCTTCAGGCGTAGCAGCAGGTGGACGAACAGGTTTAACCGCCATCACAGTAGGCGTGTTAATGCTCGCATGTTTATGGTTATCACCACTTGCAAAAGCCGTGCCATCGTTCGCTACTGCTCCAGCCTTGTTATACATCGGCGTACAAATGATGCGTTCTGCGATTGAAATCGACTGGAAAGACATCACAGAAGCCGCCCCAGCATTTTTAACGATTGCATTTATGCCATTTACGTATTCTATTGCAGACGGAATCGCAATTGGCTTTATCAGTTATGCAGCGATTAAATTATTGTGCAACCGTGCCAAAGACGTTCCTGTAATGGTTTGGTTTGTTGCGTTAGCATGGTTAGCAAAATTCTGGTTCTTAGGCGCATAA
- a CDS encoding IS1 family transposase: MKTEITLICPRCQGQNIKKNGYFGNRKQKYFCKDCCRNFIGDHNLTYKGCHSKADEQVWRMTVRGCGIRDIAAITGYSKDKVQAALKRHEFEPFPKQKHYPTLEIDEFWTFVGNKSNKVWLVYAYHRESGEIVAYVWGKRDLATARALKRRLKELRVTYDRIATDDWAAFLNVFSNEEWHLVGKQHTVGIEGNNCRLRHKVRRAVRKTCCFSKSMFYHKKVFDLAFFDIHFGIV; the protein is encoded by the coding sequence GTGAAAACAGAAATAACTCTAATTTGTCCTCGCTGCCAAGGACAAAATATAAAGAAAAATGGCTACTTTGGCAATCGTAAACAAAAGTATTTTTGTAAAGATTGCTGCCGTAATTTTATTGGCGACCATAACCTTACCTATAAGGGTTGTCATTCCAAAGCTGATGAACAGGTTTGGAGAATGACCGTTAGAGGTTGTGGCATTCGCGATATTGCAGCAATTACGGGTTACAGCAAAGACAAAGTTCAGGCTGCCTTAAAACGCCATGAGTTTGAGCCATTTCCTAAACAAAAACATTACCCTACACTTGAAATAGACGAGTTTTGGACATTTGTCGGTAACAAGTCTAATAAAGTGTGGCTAGTCTATGCCTATCACAGAGAAAGTGGCGAAATTGTCGCTTACGTTTGGGGTAAGCGCGATTTAGCAACAGCGCGAGCACTCAAACGGCGTTTGAAAGAGTTGCGTGTAACCTATGACAGAATTGCGACCGACGACTGGGCTGCATTTTTAAATGTCTTTTCAAATGAAGAATGGCATCTAGTTGGTAAGCAACACACAGTTGGCATTGAGGGTAATAACTGTCGTTTACGGCACAAAGTAAGGCGAGCGGTTAGAAAAACGTGTTGTTTTTCTAAAAGTATGTTTTATCACAAGAAAGTTTTTGATTTAGCTTTCTTTGATATTCACTTTGGCATTGTTTAG
- the galU gene encoding UTP--glucose-1-phosphate uridylyltransferase GalU encodes MFHTQKIRKAVFPVAGMGTRFLPATKASPKEMLPIVDKPLIQYAVEEAVEAGCTEIIFVTGRSKRSIEDHFDKAYELETELHLRQKDKLLESVQNILPQGVTCLYIRQAEALGLGHAVLCAQAAVGNEPFAVILADDLIDAPKGALSQMIDVYNQLGSSVLGVQTVDPSQTGSYGIVETLQWQNLQRIRSIVEKPKPEEAPSNLAVVGRYVLTPRIFDLLRNTGRGAGNEIQLTDAIARLVEYEPVLALPFAGTRYDCGSKLGYLEATLAYGLKHPETGAAFKELLQRYANEIK; translated from the coding sequence ATGTTCCATACTCAAAAAATTCGTAAAGCTGTGTTCCCTGTTGCGGGCATGGGTACTCGTTTCTTGCCAGCCACAAAAGCTAGCCCAAAAGAAATGTTGCCAATCGTGGATAAACCTTTGATTCAATATGCGGTTGAAGAAGCCGTTGAAGCAGGTTGCACCGAAATCATTTTCGTAACAGGTCGCAGCAAACGCAGCATTGAAGACCACTTCGACAAGGCCTATGAATTGGAAACTGAATTGCACTTGCGCCAAAAAGACAAATTGTTGGAAAGCGTGCAAAATATCTTGCCACAAGGCGTAACTTGCTTGTATATTCGCCAAGCTGAAGCATTGGGTTTGGGTCATGCGGTTTTGTGTGCTCAAGCGGCTGTAGGCAATGAACCATTCGCCGTAATCTTGGCAGACGATTTGATTGATGCGCCTAAAGGTGCGTTGTCGCAAATGATTGATGTGTATAACCAACTGGGCAGCAGCGTGTTGGGCGTGCAAACTGTAGACCCGTCGCAAACAGGCTCTTATGGCATTGTGGAAACTTTGCAATGGCAAAATCTGCAACGTATCCGCAGCATTGTGGAAAAACCAAAACCTGAAGAAGCACCGTCAAACTTAGCGGTTGTGGGTCGTTATGTTTTGACTCCACGCATTTTTGATTTGTTGCGCAATACTGGTCGTGGCGCAGGCAACGAAATTCAACTGACTGACGCAATTGCGAGATTAGTAGAATATGAACCAGTTTTGGCATTACCATTCGCAGGTACTCGTTACGATTGCGGTAGCAAATTGGGGTATTTGGAAGCTACTTTGGCTTACGGTTTGAAACACCCTGAGACTGGCGCGGCATTCAAAGAATTGTTGCAACGTTATGCGAATGAAATTAAGTAA
- the nadD gene encoding nicotinate (nicotinamide) nucleotide adenylyltransferase encodes MKKIGLFGGSFNPIHNGHLHIARAFADELKLNTVVFLPTGAPYHKSSTQVAGEHRLAMVELAIEDEPRFAASDLDLVRKGATYTIETIQIFKQHYPNHQIWWLMGMDSLLQLHTWKNWQSLVRQTNIAVAARAGQTLNQAPEELQEWLGEALEKGSLKILSAPICDISSTEIREELHQDKILSQMQPEKVSAYIRKHNLYL; translated from the coding sequence ATGAAAAAAATAGGATTATTTGGCGGCAGCTTCAACCCCATTCACAACGGACATCTGCACATCGCTCGCGCCTTTGCTGACGAACTCAAATTAAACACAGTCGTTTTTCTACCAACAGGCGCCCCTTATCACAAAAGCAGCACACAAGTTGCAGGCGAACACCGCCTAGCTATGGTAGAACTTGCCATTGAAGACGAACCCCGTTTCGCCGCCAGTGATTTAGACCTTGTCCGCAAAGGAGCAACCTACACCATTGAAACCATACAAATTTTTAAACAACACTATCCCAATCATCAAATTTGGTGGCTTATGGGCATGGACAGCCTTTTGCAACTACACACATGGAAAAATTGGCAAAGCCTCGTCCGCCAAACCAACATTGCCGTAGCGGCACGAGCAGGGCAGACTCTCAATCAAGCACCCGAAGAATTGCAAGAATGGCTGGGTGAAGCATTAGAAAAAGGTAGCCTGAAAATCCTGTCTGCCCCCATTTGCGACATCAGTTCCACAGAAATTCGCGAAGAACTGCATCAAGACAAAATACTTTCCCAAATGCAGCCTGAAAAAGTATCCGCATACATCAGGAAGCACAATTTATACCTATAG
- the recJ gene encoding single-stranded-DNA-specific exonuclease RecJ has product MTTHAKHIATRSINSHVQAALQHAGTDPLLAQLYAARNVQQADELDNSLAQLIPYAQLTNCQAAATRLADAIERREKMLIIADYDADGATACSVGMKGLAAMGANVDFFVPNRFEHGYGLTPELADIAHEKHMQLIITVDNGISSVEGVARAKELGIDTIVTDHHSAGDRVPDCIIVNPNQRGCTFPSKSLAGVGVIFYVLIALRAELRTRHYFSGSLKEPKLDELLDLVALGTVADVVPLDHNNRILVSQGLKRIRAGKMSNGIRALFEIARRDPRKAQPFDMGFGLGPRVNAAGRLDDMSMGIACLLANDLEQAQTIASDLNTLNRERQEIEHGILQDVLAMCPETLPENQTTLSVYHEGFHQGVVGIVAGRLKERFYRPVFVFAPSGDGEIRGSGRSITGIHLRDVLDVVSKRCPDMIIKFGGHAMAAGLTLREERFAEFSQVLEDVVRGLAEQDEDLLSQTYLTDGSLKTADLTIERAHLLNNQVWGQGFPPPSFADVFRVVRQQPMGTDKQHVKAWVEKDGSVFEAMFWRFNQMLPENVRLVYRPIVNEWRGNEELQLYVDYWEAV; this is encoded by the coding sequence ATGACGACACACGCCAAACATATTGCCACTCGTTCCATCAATTCTCACGTTCAGGCTGCGTTGCAACACGCAGGCACAGACCCCTTGCTCGCGCAACTTTACGCCGCCCGAAACGTGCAACAAGCCGATGAATTGGACAACAGTTTGGCGCAACTGATACCGTATGCCCAATTAACCAACTGCCAAGCCGCCGCCACACGTTTGGCAGACGCAATTGAACGCCGCGAAAAAATGCTGATTATTGCAGACTACGATGCAGACGGCGCAACCGCCTGTTCAGTCGGCATGAAAGGCTTGGCGGCCATGGGTGCGAATGTCGATTTTTTCGTGCCAAACCGCTTTGAACACGGCTACGGCTTAACGCCCGAATTGGCAGACATCGCCCACGAAAAACACATGCAGTTAATTATCACCGTAGACAACGGCATTTCCAGCGTGGAAGGTGTTGCGCGAGCCAAAGAGTTGGGCATTGACACGATTGTTACCGACCACCACAGCGCAGGCGACCGCGTTCCCGATTGTATTATCGTGAACCCCAACCAACGCGGTTGCACGTTCCCAAGCAAAAGTTTGGCTGGTGTGGGCGTAATATTTTATGTGCTGATTGCTCTCCGCGCCGAATTACGCACTCGACACTATTTTTCAGGCAGCCTGAAAGAACCCAAATTAGATGAATTGCTGGATTTAGTTGCTTTGGGGACAGTGGCGGACGTTGTGCCGCTAGACCACAACAATCGCATTCTGGTTTCACAAGGCTTGAAACGCATTCGCGCAGGCAAAATGTCCAACGGCATTCGCGCGCTGTTTGAAATTGCACGGCGTGACCCACGCAAAGCGCAGCCCTTTGATATGGGCTTCGGATTAGGTCCACGCGTGAACGCCGCAGGGCGGTTGGACGATATGAGCATGGGCATTGCCTGTTTGTTGGCAAACGATTTGGAACAAGCGCAAACAATTGCAAGCGATTTGAACACCTTAAACCGTGAACGACAAGAAATCGAACATGGTATTTTGCAAGACGTGTTGGCGATGTGTCCCGAAACGCTGCCTGAAAACCAAACCACGCTGTCGGTTTATCACGAAGGTTTTCATCAAGGCGTAGTTGGGATTGTAGCAGGGCGTTTGAAAGAACGATTTTACCGACCTGTGTTTGTGTTTGCCCCATCAGGCGATGGAGAAATTCGCGGTTCAGGGCGTTCAATTACAGGCATTCATTTGCGCGATGTGTTGGACGTGGTGTCCAAGCGTTGTCCCGATATGATTATTAAATTTGGCGGACACGCGATGGCGGCTGGCTTAACGTTGCGAGAAGAGAGATTTGCTGAGTTTTCACAAGTGCTGGAAGATGTGGTGCGCGGTTTGGCGGAGCAAGATGAAGATTTGTTGTCGCAAACGTATCTCACAGACGGCAGCCTGAAAACGGCAGATTTAACGATTGAACGAGCGCATTTGCTCAATAATCAGGTTTGGGGACAAGGTTTCCCACCGCCCAGTTTTGCAGACGTATTCCGCGTGGTGCGCCAGCAACCCATGGGAACGGACAAGCAACACGTTAAAGCATGGGTAGAAAAAGACGGTAGCGTATTTGAAGCCATGTTTTGGCGATTCAATCAAATGCTGCCTGAAAATGTGCGCTTGGTGTATCGCCCAATTGTGAATGAATGGCGCGGTAATGAAGAATTGCAGTTGTATGTGGATTACTGGGAAGCTGTTTAA
- a CDS encoding beta-class carbonic anhydrase produces the protein MSQLEKILAHNQEFVESRKYEPFVANKYPDRKLAIVSCMDTRMTTLLPAALGLQNGDAKMVKCAGALITHPFGAVMRSLLVSVFDLQVEEIIVVGHYDCGMRGFDADSFLQKAHAAGIPQERIDMLTSAGINLREWLKGFDDVEDSIRHTVKSIRQHPLMPAHIPVHGLVIEPKTGKLTLIEQDGKK, from the coding sequence ATGTCTCAACTAGAAAAAATCTTAGCGCATAATCAAGAGTTTGTAGAATCAAGAAAATACGAACCCTTTGTAGCCAACAAATATCCCGATAGAAAACTCGCAATCGTGTCTTGTATGGATACCCGAATGACAACGCTGCTGCCTGCTGCTTTAGGTTTACAAAATGGCGATGCGAAAATGGTGAAATGCGCAGGTGCATTGATTACTCACCCATTCGGCGCGGTTATGCGTTCTTTGCTGGTCAGCGTTTTTGATTTACAAGTAGAAGAAATTATTGTGGTAGGACACTACGACTGCGGCATGCGCGGTTTTGATGCAGACAGTTTTCTACAAAAAGCCCATGCAGCAGGCATTCCACAAGAACGAATCGACATGCTCACCAGTGCAGGGATTAATTTAAGAGAATGGCTCAAAGGCTTTGATGATGTAGAAGACAGCATTCGCCACACCGTCAAATCCATTCGCCAGCACCCATTAATGCCAGCCCATATTCCCGTACACGGCTTAGTTATTGAACCCAAAACAGGCAAATTAACTTTAATAGAACAAGATGGCAAAAAATGA